The Papaver somniferum cultivar HN1 chromosome 3, ASM357369v1, whole genome shotgun sequence genome includes a region encoding these proteins:
- the LOC113359230 gene encoding serpin-ZXA-like, producing MNFVFSPFSVDNALGLLASGASGDTLKQILEFLSSESLNVGGVWCSSLLKRSFKKYKSTADTVDFANKSKEVLKRVNTWAETKTNGLIKVLLPANAVDEDTKFILANSLYFKGSWGRYNQFPQSLTEISEFYLLDGKQPVDVPFMSSGATDIFVVLKALEYCDSHTKERDGIGALIEKVSSDPAFLDRYRPGGAVPTRHFKVPKFKFCFNFEAKRILENVGLVLPFDDKKADLTEMLYPKDSKAELTETDDSKAELTEISDTSRNKLHVSEVYHRCFIEIDEEGAEAAASTAVVGVTKCAAKHPTTPPPVDFVAAHPFMFIIKEEQTGAVLFMGKVPARSVNLFATSGYSHDSQYANPGYHGTRNSTGCWFLINLFQENEKKGQEI from the exons ATGAATTTTGTATTCTCTCCGTTCTCAGTAGACAATGCTCTAGGTTTACTAGCTTCCGGAGCAAGCGGTGACACCTTAAAACAGATATTAGAGTTCCTCAGTTCCGAAAGCCTCAACGTCGGCGGTGTTTGGTGCAGCTCCTTACTCAAACGTTCATTCAAGAAATACAAATCCACAGCCGATACTGTGGATTTCGCAAACAAGAGCAAAGAAGTGCTGAAGAGGGTGAACACATGGGCTGAAACTAAAACCAATGGATTAATCAAAGTTCTCCTGCCTGCTAACGCAGTCGATGAAGATACAAAATTTATACTGGCGAATTCACTCTATTTCAAAGGATCTTGGGGCAGATATAACCAGTTTCCACAATCACTAACTGAGATATCGGAGTTTTATCTCCTAGACGGAAAACAACCGGTAGACGTTCCGTTCATGTCATCGGGGGCAACCGACATATTCGTTGTTTTGAAAGCTTTAGAGTACTGCGACTCCCATACAAAG GAACGTGATGGGATCGGTGCACTTATTGAAAAGGTGAGTTCTGATCCTGCCTTTCTAGATCGATATCGCCCTGGTGGTGCGGTTCCAACAAGACACTTCAAGGTTCCCAAGTTcaaattttgttttaattttgaagCAAAAAGAATTCTAGAGAATGTAGGACTGGTTTTGCCTTTTGATGATAAAAAGGCAGATCTGACTGAGATGTTGTATCCTAAAGATTCCAAAGCAGAGTTGACTGAGACTGATGACTCGAAGGCAGAGCTGACTGAGATATCTGACACTAGTCGTAATAAGCTTCATGTTTCTGAGGTTTATCACAGGTGTTTTATTGAAATTGATGAAGAAGGAGCTGAAGCTGCTGCTTCTACTGCTGTAGTGGGGGTAACGAAGTGTGCCGCCAAGCATCCTACTACACCTCCTCCTGTAGATTTTGTGGCAGCTCATCCTTTCATGTTTATTATAAAAGAGGAGCAAACTGGTGCAGTCTTGTTCATGGG GAAAGTTCCTGCTAGATCAGTAAACCTTTTTGCAACTTCTGGCTATTCCCATGATAGCCAGTATGCAAATCCTGGCTATCATGGGACTAGAAATAGCACAGGGTGTTGGTTTTTGATAAATTTGTTccaagagaatgaaaagaagggACAAGAAATTTGA